Proteins from a genomic interval of Streptomyces sp. SID8374:
- a CDS encoding NUDIX hydrolase: protein MTTTDADYATYIAGLPRVLAAAACLFRDAEGRVLLVEPNYRKGWALPGGTVESQTGEGPRQGARRETVEEIGLDLAPGRLLAVDWARGVGRPPIVAYLYDGGVLTPEQFAAIRLQEEELLSWKLVAPADLGGHLLGPLESRVRAALDVLESGGGTAELEDGKPVA, encoded by the coding sequence GTGACGACAACCGATGCCGACTACGCCACGTACATCGCCGGGCTCCCCCGGGTCCTGGCCGCCGCCGCGTGCCTCTTCCGGGACGCGGAGGGACGGGTCCTGCTCGTGGAGCCGAACTACCGCAAGGGCTGGGCGCTGCCCGGCGGGACGGTCGAGTCGCAGACGGGCGAAGGCCCCCGGCAGGGCGCCCGGCGCGAGACGGTGGAGGAGATCGGGCTGGACCTGGCGCCGGGCCGACTGCTGGCCGTCGACTGGGCGCGGGGCGTCGGCCGACCGCCGATCGTGGCGTACCTGTACGACGGCGGGGTGCTCACCCCGGAGCAGTTCGCGGCGATCCGGCTCCAGGAGGAGGAGCTGCTCTCCTGGAAGCTGGTCGCCCCGGCCGACCTGGGCGGCCATCTGCTGGGACCGCTGGAGTCGAGGGTGCGGGCAGCACTGGACGTGCTGGAGTCCGGTGGCGGCACGGCGGAGCTGGAGGACGGGAAGCCGGTCGCGTAG
- a CDS encoding glycerate kinase, producing METARVLVAADKFKGSLTAVQVAERVTAGLRRVGPGVRVETLPVADGGDGTVAAAVAAGFERREARVTGPVGEPVTAAYALRDGTAVVEMAEASGLQHLPDGVFAPLTATTYGSGELLKAALDAGATTIVFGVGGSATTDGGAGMLAALGARFLDADGKPVGPGGGGLAELAEADLSGLDPRLKDVDLILASDVDNPLTGPKGAPEVYGRQKGASEEDIAVLDAALAHYASILGPETAALPGAGAAGGIGYGALVALGARFRPGIEVMLDVLGFAPALARATLVITGEGSLDEQTLHGKAPAGVAAAAREAGIEVVAVCGRLALSQEALNGAGIARAYALAELEPDPAVSMAQAGPLLERAAESIARDFLS from the coding sequence GTGGAGACCGCCCGCGTGCTCGTCGCGGCGGACAAGTTCAAGGGCTCGCTCACGGCCGTACAGGTCGCGGAGCGGGTGACGGCCGGGCTGCGGCGCGTCGGGCCCGGCGTACGGGTGGAGACCCTGCCCGTCGCGGACGGCGGCGACGGCACGGTCGCGGCGGCGGTGGCCGCCGGGTTCGAGCGCCGCGAGGCGCGGGTGACCGGACCCGTCGGGGAGCCGGTGACGGCGGCGTACGCGCTGCGTGACGGAACCGCCGTGGTGGAGATGGCCGAGGCCTCGGGCCTCCAGCACCTGCCCGACGGGGTGTTCGCCCCGCTCACGGCCACCACGTACGGCTCGGGCGAGCTGCTGAAGGCCGCCCTGGACGCCGGGGCGACGACGATCGTGTTCGGGGTCGGCGGCAGCGCCACCACGGACGGCGGCGCGGGCATGCTCGCCGCGCTCGGGGCCCGCTTCCTGGACGCGGACGGCAAGCCCGTCGGCCCCGGTGGGGGAGGGCTCGCCGAACTGGCCGAGGCCGACCTGTCCGGGCTGGACCCGCGCCTGAAGGACGTCGATCTGATCCTGGCCAGCGACGTGGACAACCCGCTGACCGGGCCCAAGGGGGCTCCCGAGGTGTACGGGCGGCAGAAGGGCGCGAGCGAGGAGGACATCGCGGTCCTCGACGCGGCCCTGGCGCACTACGCCTCGATCCTGGGGCCCGAGACCGCGGCCCTGCCGGGCGCCGGAGCGGCCGGAGGCATCGGCTACGGGGCGCTCGTCGCCCTCGGCGCCCGCTTCCGGCCCGGCATCGAGGTCATGCTGGACGTCCTCGGCTTCGCCCCCGCGCTCGCCCGCGCCACCCTGGTCATCACCGGCGAGGGCTCGCTGGACGAGCAGACCCTGCACGGCAAGGCCCCGGCCGGGGTCGCCGCGGCGGCCCGGGAGGCCGGGATCGAGGTCGTCGCGGTCTGCGGCCGCCTCGCCCTGTCCCAGGAGGCCCTGAACGGGGCGGGCATCGCGCGCGCCTACGCCCTGGCCGAGCTGGAACCGGACCCGGCCGTCTCGATGGCCCAGGCCGGACCCCTGCTGGAACGGGCGGCCGAGTCGATCGCGCGGGACTTCCTGAGCTGA
- a CDS encoding ABC transporter ATP-binding protein encodes MATLEIRALSVGYGPVRALRDISVDVPDGAITAVLGGNGAGKTTLLRAVSRTLGFHRGTGTGTIRFDGRSLEGLRPAQVVAAGVVQVPEGRQVFARMTVADNLRAGALGARGGRKQTTAALARVHELFPVLSDRAHQRAGLLSGGEQQMLAMGRALMAGPRLLLLDEPSLGLAPLMAARIAETVQEINAGGTSVMLVEQNAAIALRLASTAYVLDVGEVALHGPAAELAASDEVRRRYLGVVDEEAAADADVASRNRRTLSRWSA; translated from the coding sequence ATGGCAACGCTGGAGATCCGCGCACTGTCCGTCGGCTACGGCCCCGTCCGCGCCCTGCGCGACATCTCGGTCGATGTCCCGGACGGCGCGATCACCGCCGTACTCGGCGGCAACGGCGCGGGCAAGACCACGCTGCTGCGGGCCGTATCGCGGACCCTCGGCTTCCACCGAGGTACGGGCACCGGCACCATCCGGTTCGACGGCCGCTCCCTGGAGGGGCTGCGGCCCGCCCAGGTGGTGGCCGCGGGAGTGGTCCAGGTACCGGAGGGCCGGCAGGTCTTCGCCCGGATGACGGTGGCCGACAACCTGCGCGCGGGCGCACTCGGGGCGCGCGGCGGGCGCAAGCAGACGACCGCCGCCCTGGCCCGCGTCCACGAACTGTTCCCGGTCCTCTCCGACCGGGCCCACCAGCGCGCCGGTCTCCTCTCCGGCGGCGAGCAGCAGATGCTGGCGATGGGCCGCGCCCTGATGGCGGGACCCCGGCTGCTCCTGCTGGACGAGCCCTCGCTCGGCCTCGCCCCGCTGATGGCGGCGAGGATCGCGGAGACCGTGCAGGAGATCAACGCGGGCGGCACCTCCGTCATGCTCGTGGAGCAGAACGCGGCCATCGCGCTGCGCCTCGCCTCGACCGCGTACGTCCTGGACGTCGGCGAGGTCGCCCTGCACGGGCCCGCCGCCGAACTGGCCGCCTCCGACGAGGTGCGCCGCCGCTATCTCGGCGTGGTCGACGAGGAGGCCGCCGCCGATGCCGACGTGGCGTCCCGCAACCGGCGCACCCTGAGCAGGTGGTCCGCGTGA
- a CDS encoding ABC transporter ATP-binding protein, whose product MVRVKTAPAPPTGADNATAALTVSGVTVRFAGLTALDAVSFTVEPGSVHAVIGPNGAGKSTCFNVLSGVYRASAGTVHLGTTELTGLAPHAIAALGVARTFQNIALPPHATVADSLLLGRHRLTRSGFIATGLRLPSAAREERRHLDRVREIAAFIGLEKELGRPAGSLPYGQQKLVELGRALCMEPRVLLLDEPIAGMTADERRRTAAVVADVRDSLGISIVLVEHDMGVVMRLADAVTVLDFGRRIAGGTPAEVQNDPAVVQAYLGAQE is encoded by the coding sequence GTGGTCCGCGTGAAGACCGCACCGGCACCCCCGACCGGCGCCGACAACGCCACGGCCGCCCTCACCGTCTCCGGCGTGACCGTACGCTTCGCCGGGCTCACCGCCCTGGACGCGGTCTCCTTCACCGTCGAACCCGGCAGCGTGCACGCCGTCATCGGCCCCAACGGCGCGGGCAAGTCCACCTGCTTCAACGTCCTCTCCGGCGTCTACCGCGCCTCCGCCGGCACCGTCCACCTCGGCACCACCGAACTCACCGGACTCGCGCCGCACGCCATCGCCGCCCTGGGCGTCGCCCGGACCTTCCAGAACATCGCACTCCCGCCGCACGCGACCGTCGCCGACAGCCTGCTGCTCGGCCGCCACCGGCTCACCCGCTCCGGCTTCATCGCCACCGGCCTGCGGCTGCCGTCCGCGGCCCGCGAGGAGCGGCGCCATCTGGACCGGGTCCGCGAGATCGCCGCGTTCATCGGCCTGGAGAAGGAGTTGGGCCGCCCGGCGGGCTCGCTCCCGTACGGACAGCAGAAGCTCGTCGAGTTGGGCCGGGCCCTGTGCATGGAGCCCCGGGTCCTGCTCCTGGACGAGCCGATCGCCGGGATGACCGCCGACGAACGCCGCCGTACGGCAGCGGTCGTGGCCGATGTCCGCGACAGCCTCGGCATCTCCATCGTGCTGGTGGAGCACGACATGGGGGTGGTCATGCGGCTGGCGGACGCGGTGACCGTACTCGACTTCGGACGCAGGATCGCGGGCGGCACCCCCGCCGAGGTCCAGAACGACCCGGCCGTCGTCCAGGCCTACTTGGGAGCACAGGAATGA
- a CDS encoding branched-chain amino acid ABC transporter permease, with the protein MTTFIELLLGGLSIGSVYALIALGFVVIFKATEVVNFAHASLLLAGGYVTAVLHDDIGFWPALLVGIAGAATVGAAIEFFVMRRYRGSDHSVLAIVTIGVDILLITELTRRMGTDVLALGDPWGNEVVQIGGVTLAQTRIAAFLAAGLLITVFLLAFRYTSWGVSMRAAAENPQTAALMGIKLGRVSLAAWAVAGALAAVAALFLTVFPTPGLERATSLAALKAFPAAILGGLDSTTGALAGGLIVGVTESLATGYQSDLSFLGRGIGDLAPYLVMVAVLLIRPAGLFGTKELARV; encoded by the coding sequence ATGACCACGTTCATCGAACTCCTCCTCGGCGGCCTGTCGATCGGTTCGGTCTACGCACTGATCGCCCTCGGCTTCGTCGTCATCTTCAAGGCCACCGAGGTCGTCAACTTCGCCCACGCCTCACTGCTGTTGGCGGGCGGCTACGTCACCGCCGTCCTCCACGACGACATCGGCTTCTGGCCCGCGCTGCTCGTCGGGATCGCCGGGGCCGCGACCGTCGGCGCGGCCATCGAGTTCTTCGTGATGCGCCGCTACCGGGGCAGCGACCACAGCGTCCTGGCCATCGTCACCATCGGCGTCGACATCCTCCTCATCACCGAACTCACCCGCCGCATGGGCACGGACGTCCTCGCGCTCGGCGACCCGTGGGGCAACGAGGTCGTCCAGATCGGCGGGGTCACCCTCGCCCAGACCAGGATCGCCGCGTTCCTCGCCGCCGGGCTCCTCATCACCGTCTTCCTGCTCGCCTTCCGCTACACCTCGTGGGGCGTGTCGATGCGGGCCGCCGCCGAGAACCCGCAGACCGCCGCCCTCATGGGCATCAAGCTCGGCAGGGTCTCGCTCGCCGCCTGGGCCGTCGCCGGAGCCCTCGCCGCCGTCGCCGCCCTCTTCCTCACCGTCTTCCCCACCCCCGGCCTGGAGCGCGCCACCTCGCTCGCCGCGCTCAAGGCGTTCCCCGCCGCGATCCTCGGCGGACTCGACTCCACCACCGGGGCGCTCGCAGGCGGGCTCATCGTCGGCGTCACCGAGTCGCTCGCCACCGGCTACCAGAGCGACCTCTCCTTCCTCGGCCGGGGCATCGGCGATCTGGCGCCCTACCTGGTGATGGTCGCGGTGCTGCTCATCCGGCCGGCCGGACTCTTCGGCACGAAGGAGCTGGCCCGTGTCTGA
- a CDS encoding branched-chain amino acid ABC transporter permease, which produces MSDTTAEAAPEATTTPAANTVGASSLTDRLRRPRTYAVLIASVLLLALPFYLDRFWLQAGLFAMAAAIGAIGLNMLTGATGQLSMGHAFFLAVGAYSYCILAGESSTENGHALTGLGLPTWLAAVLAVLIAGGAGGLFSPIAGRLRGAYLGIATLALIFIGQHVLFNAGSLTGGYNGRAVPPLSLFGFTFDDTEVVIAAVPFGSSEKLWYVGLAALLLSALFARGILRGRPGRAMNAIRDHRIAAGVMGVPVARYRAGVFVLSSMYAGLAGVLLALVFQRTVPEYFGMILSLEYLAMIVIGGLGSVAGAVVGAFFVSLLPQVLTHYSDSLPLVSAPGTGGLAPGEASRYLYGAAVVAVVLFLPGGLARLGIALPRVTRPKKPGEKK; this is translated from the coding sequence GTGTCTGACACCACCGCCGAAGCCGCCCCCGAAGCTACAACCACGCCCGCTGCCAACACTGTTGGCGCTTCGAGCCTCACCGACCGGCTGCGCCGACCCCGTACGTACGCCGTCCTCATCGCCTCCGTCCTGCTCCTGGCCCTCCCCTTCTACCTGGACCGCTTCTGGCTCCAGGCCGGACTGTTCGCGATGGCGGCGGCGATCGGTGCCATCGGGCTCAACATGCTCACCGGCGCCACCGGCCAGCTCTCCATGGGCCACGCCTTCTTCCTCGCCGTCGGCGCGTACAGCTACTGCATCCTGGCGGGGGAGTCCAGTACCGAGAACGGCCACGCACTGACCGGTCTCGGCCTGCCCACCTGGCTGGCCGCGGTCCTCGCCGTCCTGATCGCGGGTGGAGCCGGTGGGCTGTTCAGCCCGATCGCGGGGCGGTTGCGCGGGGCGTACCTCGGTATCGCCACCCTCGCGCTGATCTTCATCGGGCAGCACGTCCTGTTCAACGCGGGCTCCCTGACCGGGGGTTACAACGGCCGGGCCGTACCGCCGCTCTCCCTCTTCGGGTTCACCTTCGACGACACCGAAGTCGTCATCGCGGCCGTGCCGTTCGGCTCCTCGGAGAAGCTCTGGTACGTGGGCCTGGCCGCCCTGCTGCTCAGTGCCCTGTTCGCCCGCGGAATCCTGCGGGGCAGGCCGGGCCGGGCGATGAACGCCATCCGCGACCATCGGATCGCGGCGGGCGTCATGGGCGTACCGGTGGCGCGCTACCGGGCCGGGGTCTTCGTCCTGTCCTCGATGTACGCGGGCCTCGCGGGCGTCCTGCTCGCGCTGGTCTTCCAGCGGACCGTGCCCGAGTACTTCGGCATGATCCTCTCCCTCGAATACCTCGCCATGATCGTCATCGGCGGGCTCGGCAGCGTCGCGGGGGCCGTCGTCGGCGCCTTCTTCGTCTCCCTGCTCCCGCAGGTGCTCACGCACTACAGCGACTCCCTCCCGCTGGTCTCCGCGCCCGGTACGGGCGGTCTGGCACCCGGTGAGGCGTCCCGCTATCTGTACGGCGCCGCGGTGGTCGCGGTGGTCCTCTTCCTGCCCGGCGGCCTGGCCCGCCTCGGCATCGCACTTCCGCGCGTCACCCGTCCGAAGAAACCAGGGGAGAAGAAATGA